In Populus alba chromosome 1, ASM523922v2, whole genome shotgun sequence, a single window of DNA contains:
- the LOC140954341 gene encoding olee1-like protein, which translates to MAKSFTIAAFVLCFSSLLISAYAADYLNVEGKVYCDPCRVEFQTKISEGIPAAKVKLVCNSRDNGTETYTVEGATDSSGTYRLPVTGDHEDDICEVRLVESSRPDCKEPFRSIDSARILLTKNVGVVDKTRYPSALGYMKKEAQPECADVLKEMGFLPLEV; encoded by the exons atggCAAAGAGTTTCACCATCGCTGCCTTCGTTCTTTGCTTCTCCTCCCTTCTCATCTCTGCCTATGCAGCAGATTACTTGAATGTTGAAGGCAAGGTCTACTGTGACCCTTGCCGCGTTGAGTTCCAGACCAAAATCAGCGAGGGAATACCAG CTGCTAAGGTGAAATTGGTATGTAACAGCCGTGACAATGGCACTGAGACATATACCGTGGAGGGTGCAACTGACAGCAGCGGCACATACCGCCTCCCCGTGACGGGAGACCATGAGGATGATATCTGTGAGGTCAGGTTGGTGGAGAGCTCCAGACCCGATTGCAAAGAACCTTTCCGGAGCATTGATTCTGCCAGGATCCTCCTCACCAAGAACGTTGGAGTGGTGGATAAAACTCGATATCCCAGTGCTCTTGGGTACATGAAGAAGGAGGCTCAACCAGAATGTGCAGATGTGCTCAAAGAAATGGGTTTCCTTCCTCTTGaggtttaa
- the LOC118043399 gene encoding ubiquitin-conjugating enzyme E2 36 — protein sequence MANSNLPRRIIKETQRLLSEPAPGISASPSEDNMRYFNVMILGPTQSPYEGGVFKLELFLPEEYPMAAPKVRFLTKIYHPNIDKLGRICLDILKDKWSPALQIRTVLLSIQALLSAPNPDDPLSENIAKHWKTNEAEAVETAKEWTRLYASGA from the exons ATGGCCAACAGTAATCTCCCTCGTAGAATCATCAAG GAAACTCAACGTCTCCTCAGTGAACCAG CTCCGGGAATTAGTGCTTCCCCGTCTGAGGATAATATGCGATATTTTAATGTCATGATTCTTGGCCCAACGCAATCTCCATatgaag GAGGGGTTTTCAAGCTGGAATTATTTCTGCCTGAAGAATATCCGATGGCTGCACCAAAG GTTCGATTTCTGACGAAAATATACCATCCTAACATTGATAAG CTCGGAAGGATATGCCTTGACATTCTGAAAGACAAATGGAGTCCTGCTCTTCAGATACGAACCGTACTTTTGAG TATCCAAGCACTTCTTAGCGCCCCAAACCCCGACGATCCACTTTCTGAGAACATTGCAAAGCATTGGAAAACGAACGAGGCAGAAGCTGTTGAGACAG CTAAGGAGTGGACCCGTTTATACGCAAGTGGTGCATGA